A window from Chrysemys picta bellii isolate R12L10 chromosome 2, ASM1138683v2, whole genome shotgun sequence encodes these proteins:
- the LOC101939844 gene encoding N-acetylglucosamine-6-sulfatase-like isoform X2: protein MRHPASWAALLVLSAAWQLVLGSAAGGGRRSPHNIVLILTDDQDTEIGGMTPMKKTQALIGQAGVSFRNAFTVTPLCCPSRSSLLSGRYPHNHLVRNNSLEGNCSSPAWQKNQEPLAFPSFLQKQGYQTFYAGKYLNQYGHPAAGGVQHVPLGWSYWNGLTNRSLEFLQKWSHPPFLMVLAPPASHSPWTAAPGYATAYNTTKAPRNGSFNVHGKDKHWLVRQARSPMANTSIEFLDKAYRERWQTLLSVDDLVEKVVGRLKALDLLASTYVFYTSDNGYHAGQFSLPIDKRQLYEFDIRVPLLVRGPGIKANQTRLEPILNIDLGPTFLDIAGLNVSQTAMDGQSFLPLLVSPAQPSTWRADFLVQYTGEGHPDRDPACPALGPGVSQCFPDCVCEDAFNNTYACIRALHPHSLQYCEFADRQAFVELYNLTADPHQLHNVARSVDPTLLEALNQRLIKLQACEGPSCRA, encoded by the exons ATGAGGCACCCGGCGAGCTGGGCTGCCCTGCTGGTGCTGAGCGCCGCCTGGCAGCtggtgctggggagcgcagcaggAGGGGGCCGGCGGAGTCCGCACAACATCGTGCTGATCCTGACCGATGACCAGGACACTGAGATCGGGGGCATG ACTCCAATGAAGAAGACGCAAGCCCTGATCGGCCAAGCAGGTGTCTCCTTCCGCAATGCG TTCACAGTCACGcccctgtgctgccccagccGCAGCAGCCTCCTGAGCGGGCGCTACCCCCACAACCACCTGGTGAGGAACAACTCCCTGGAGGGCAACTGCAGCAGCCCGGCCTGGCAGAAGAACCAGGAGCCACTGGCCTTCCCCAGCTTCCTGCAGAAGCAGGGCTACCAGACCTTCTACGCCGGCAAATACCTCAACCAG TACGGACACCCCGCGGCCGGGGGCGTCCAGCATGTGCCCCTGGGCTGGAGCTATTGGAACGGCCTG ACCAATCGGAGCCTGGAATTCCTGCAGAAGTGGTCCCACCCGCCCTTCCTGATGGTGCTGGCCCCGCCCGCCTCCCACTCCCCTTGGACTGCGGCGCCAGGCTACGCCACGGCCTACAACACCACCAAGGCACCCCGCAACGGCAGTTTCAACGTCCACGGCAAG GACAAGCACTGGCTGGTGAGACAGGCCAGAAGTCCCATGGCCAACACGTCCATCGAGTTCCTGGACAAGGCCtacagggagag GTGGCAGACTCTGCTCTCTGTGGACGACCTGGTGGAGAAGGTGGTGGGCCGACTAAAGgcgctggacctgctggccagcACCTACGTCTTCTACACCTCGGACAATGGCTACCATGCAG GCCAGTTCTCGCTGCCCATCGATAAACGCCAGCTGTACGAGTTTGACATCCGGGTGCCGCTGCTGGTGCGGGGGCCGGGCATCAAAGCGAACCAGACCCGACTG gaGCCGATCCTTAATATTGACCTGGGGCCCACATTCCTGGACATCGCTGGCCTCAACGTCTCGCAGACCGCCATGGACGGGCAGTCCTTCCTGCCGCTGCTG GTGTCGCCGGCGCAGCCTAGCACATGGCGGGCGGATTTCCTGGTGCAGTACACAGGGGAGGGGCACCCGGACAGGGACccagcctgcccagccctgggcccaggGGTATCG CAATGCTTCCCCGACTGCGTGTGCGAAGACGCCTTCAACAACACCTACGCCTGCATCCGAGCCCTGCACCCACACAGCCTGCAGTATTGCGAGTTCGCCGACCGCCAG GCCTTCGTGGAGCTGTACAACCTGACTGCCGACCCCCACCAGCTCCACAACGTGGCCCGGAGCGTGGACCCCACCCTGCTGGAGGCTTTGAACCAGCGGCTGATCAAGCTCCAGGCCTGCGAGGGGCCCAGCTGCCGGGCCTAG
- the LOC101939844 gene encoding N-acetylglucosamine-6-sulfatase-like isoform X1: MRHPASWAALLVLSAAWQLVLGSAAGGGRRSPHNIVLILTDDQDTEIGGMTPMKKTQALIGQAGVSFRNAFTVTPLCCPSRSSLLSGRYPHNHLVRNNSLEGNCSSPAWQKNQEPLAFPSFLQKQGYQTFYAGKYLNQYGHPAAGGVQHVPLGWSYWNGLVGNSRYYNYTLSANGREERHGQRYQDDYLTDLITNRSLEFLQKWSHPPFLMVLAPPASHSPWTAAPGYATAYNTTKAPRNGSFNVHGKDKHWLVRQARSPMANTSIEFLDKAYRERWQTLLSVDDLVEKVVGRLKALDLLASTYVFYTSDNGYHAGQFSLPIDKRQLYEFDIRVPLLVRGPGIKANQTRLEPILNIDLGPTFLDIAGLNVSQTAMDGQSFLPLLVSPAQPSTWRADFLVQYTGEGHPDRDPACPALGPGVSQCFPDCVCEDAFNNTYACIRALHPHSLQYCEFADRQAFVELYNLTADPHQLHNVARSVDPTLLEALNQRLIKLQACEGPSCRA, from the exons ATGAGGCACCCGGCGAGCTGGGCTGCCCTGCTGGTGCTGAGCGCCGCCTGGCAGCtggtgctggggagcgcagcaggAGGGGGCCGGCGGAGTCCGCACAACATCGTGCTGATCCTGACCGATGACCAGGACACTGAGATCGGGGGCATG ACTCCAATGAAGAAGACGCAAGCCCTGATCGGCCAAGCAGGTGTCTCCTTCCGCAATGCG TTCACAGTCACGcccctgtgctgccccagccGCAGCAGCCTCCTGAGCGGGCGCTACCCCCACAACCACCTGGTGAGGAACAACTCCCTGGAGGGCAACTGCAGCAGCCCGGCCTGGCAGAAGAACCAGGAGCCACTGGCCTTCCCCAGCTTCCTGCAGAAGCAGGGCTACCAGACCTTCTACGCCGGCAAATACCTCAACCAG TACGGACACCCCGCGGCCGGGGGCGTCCAGCATGTGCCCCTGGGCTGGAGCTATTGGAACGGCCTG GTAGGGAATTCCCGCTATTATAACTACACCCTGTCGGCGAACGGGCGAGAGGAGCGGCACGGGCAGCGCTACCAGGACGACTACCTCACGGATCTCATT ACCAATCGGAGCCTGGAATTCCTGCAGAAGTGGTCCCACCCGCCCTTCCTGATGGTGCTGGCCCCGCCCGCCTCCCACTCCCCTTGGACTGCGGCGCCAGGCTACGCCACGGCCTACAACACCACCAAGGCACCCCGCAACGGCAGTTTCAACGTCCACGGCAAG GACAAGCACTGGCTGGTGAGACAGGCCAGAAGTCCCATGGCCAACACGTCCATCGAGTTCCTGGACAAGGCCtacagggagag GTGGCAGACTCTGCTCTCTGTGGACGACCTGGTGGAGAAGGTGGTGGGCCGACTAAAGgcgctggacctgctggccagcACCTACGTCTTCTACACCTCGGACAATGGCTACCATGCAG GCCAGTTCTCGCTGCCCATCGATAAACGCCAGCTGTACGAGTTTGACATCCGGGTGCCGCTGCTGGTGCGGGGGCCGGGCATCAAAGCGAACCAGACCCGACTG gaGCCGATCCTTAATATTGACCTGGGGCCCACATTCCTGGACATCGCTGGCCTCAACGTCTCGCAGACCGCCATGGACGGGCAGTCCTTCCTGCCGCTGCTG GTGTCGCCGGCGCAGCCTAGCACATGGCGGGCGGATTTCCTGGTGCAGTACACAGGGGAGGGGCACCCGGACAGGGACccagcctgcccagccctgggcccaggGGTATCG CAATGCTTCCCCGACTGCGTGTGCGAAGACGCCTTCAACAACACCTACGCCTGCATCCGAGCCCTGCACCCACACAGCCTGCAGTATTGCGAGTTCGCCGACCGCCAG GCCTTCGTGGAGCTGTACAACCTGACTGCCGACCCCCACCAGCTCCACAACGTGGCCCGGAGCGTGGACCCCACCCTGCTGGAGGCTTTGAACCAGCGGCTGATCAAGCTCCAGGCCTGCGAGGGGCCCAGCTGCCGGGCCTAG